The genome window aggacaaaacaaaacaaagacaaagaaaagggaaaaaaaaaaaaagaaaaactcagTGCGAGCCTCTCGATTGagtttttttaggttttgttgttgttttttttttcccctatcgTCAGAGCTGCAATTATTTTGAAAGACGGGGACGTGTTTTCCGTGTAAACAAGGTGGTGGCGGCGGGTGCCGGGGCCGTTCTCCGCGGCTCGATGCTGGGTCACCCACGGCCACGGGCACCCGGCTGGTCCCGGGGCTGTCACCGGCCCCGTAAACCGCGGCGAGGAGGGGACCGGCGGTGCAGGGGAGGCCCGCTGGGGAGCCGGGGGTGAAAGACCGGAGGGAAGTTTTCGGCGGGTTGTGCGAGGACTCGAGGAGAGGAGCACCCCAAACTCATCACCCTTGCCCACCTCTAGCAGAGGCGAGGTACCCCCGTTTCCCTTCGGGTACAGCCCGAAGGATGCGGCTAGCCCACAGTCAGGAGGACGCGAGGTTCTCTCCCGAGAAGGAGCGAACGGGCTGTTCCCCTGTTCTCAGTTGTTCCTGGGGCTCTTTCAGGTCTCCGGGGCCGCCCGCACGCCCTGAAGATGCAGCGATGGGAGAGTTCCCGAAGCCGCCCGCCTTTCCCTGCCGGGAAAGACCGGAGCCCGAGCCCGTCCCCGTCCCGTCCCAGCCCGGAGCCCTTCGGGAGAGTTGGAGGCTTAGCGGCGGTCTGTGAGCCTGTGTCCTCGGAAAGCCGGTTTCCGGAGAGCTCCGGAATCCAGGACCGGACCCCGCTCTGTGCGCCGCGGGATCCCCGGCCGGGAGCTGCCCGGGATGGGAGGGAGACCCTATCCAATGCTTCCCAAAACATGAGCGGTGTTTTCCCGGGCTCCTGAGTGtcccttctcctctctcctgAGCTCCTTGGTGTCCTCTGCCCTGTGCTTCCGAGTCTCCCGCTGTCCCCTGCTCTGCGCTGCATAGGTACCCGATGCTCCCGTCCTGCGTTCCCGGGTTCCTCCGGTGTCCCCCGTCCTACGCCTCAGGGACTCTCGGTATCCCTTGCCCCAAATTCCAGTACCTCGCGGTCCCCTGACGATGGTTTTCAGCTCCTCGTGACCCCAGCTCTGCACCTCGGGGTCCTTCGGTGTTATCACTAGTGCGATCCCGGGTACCTCGGTGTCCCCTGCCTACGCTGCCGAGAGCCTCTGTGTCCCGTTAGCTGCGCTTCCGAGCACATTCATGTCCCCTACTCCTCTCTTCAGCATCCCTCGCTGTTCCCTCCTTTGCCCTAAGCTCCCGAGTACCTCAGTATCTTCGCCCTGTCCTACCTTTCATGCCCCTTCGTGTCCGTGTCCTGCTCCCCGTCTCTGGATGTCCCCTCACTGCTCGCAGTGTCCCTGGGTGTCCCCATGCCTTTACCATCCCGTTGCTGCCGTGCCCCTGGATGTCCCCGTGCCTTTCTCTCCCGGTATCTGACGGGTCCTGGATGCCTCCATGCCTTTTCCTCACCATCCCTGACGTGTCCTGGATGCCTCGGTGCTTTTTCTCGCCTTTTCGTGCCCGCTCCCCGTTCCCTGGAGGTCCCTTACCTGCTCCCTGAATGTCCTCATGCCCTTCGCTCACCGTCCCTTATCGGgtccttccttctcccctctctctCCCTGCTCTTCCGGGAACCTCGGcgccctctccccatccctgttccGCGTCTGCCGCCGTGTTCGCGCCCACGGAGTTGGACTCACCCACACACTCGTTGGCTTCCCGGGCCGTCGCTCGCTGCCAGGGCCGGTCGTAGTGAAAGGGCTTGCAGCGGTCGCACTCGGGGCCGGCCGTGTTGTGTTTGCAGTCGCACACCAAGCTGTCGTCGCGGTCACGGACACAGCGTGACGCGTGGCCGTTACACTTGCATCGCCCGCCGACCTGCAAGTCGGAAACGGCGTAGAAGTAGGAGTCGCGGGCCAGCTCGGAGTCATCCTCGCTCTCGTCGCCGAAGGTGTGGAGGCGGCTGAAGGTCACCCTGATGTCGGTGGCCGTCACCCAGTCCTGCAGCACTGGCGAGTTGTCGAAGTCGTGGGCAGTGGGGCGGCCGTCCAGGGTGCTGAAGGCGATGAGGCCGCCGGAGAGGGGACGCACGTCGGTGTGCGAATCGGTGCAGACCGCCTCCTGCTCGTTCTGCTTCGTGATGGCGGCGCGGCTCGGCTTGTTGTACATCTTGCGGCACTGCGTGGAGTAGAACTGGAAGGGCACCCAGGTCTTGCCGTAGTCCATGGACTTGTGAATGGCCATGGACTCCGGCCGCGGTGAGCAGAACTGCAAGCTGACGTAGGTCACCTCGAATTTCTTGCCcagggagagggtgagggtgaCGTTGTTGGGGTACTGGACGTAGCTGTCGGACTGCCAGCAGGTCAGGTTGTGCGGGTTGTTGAGGTCGGTGAGGAAGGAGGGCGGGTGGGCGCGCTTGGGGTCGGAGGCGTTGCAGAGGTGGCAGGAGCGGACCTGCTCCTCACCCTTCTCCGTCACCACACAGTACCGCGAAGGCGGCTTCCCGCAGGTGCTCGACACCTTCACCTCCTTCCCAAAAGCCGAGTTGACGAAGTCGGGGATGCACCGGCGGGGCAGCCCGTGCTCGTCGTAGCAGGGGTCGGGCTGGCCCGTCTGCACGGCGAACATGCTCCCGCCGTGGTAGCCGCCGCGCAGGGGCTGCGCCAGCCACGCCGCcgccagcagcagggccagcgCCGCCTCCGCGCCCCTCCGCGGCATCCTGCGCGGCCTCCGCGGGGACGGACGGAGGGACGGACGACGGACGCGGTGCGGCGGCTCAGAGAGCGCGGAGCATCTCCCGCCCCGCGGCCAGCCCCGCCGAGAAAGGGGAgcccgcggcggcggcggcaccaCAAAAGtgcggcgggcggcggggctGGGTCCCGCCCGCGCCCGCCCCGGCCCTCGCACGGAGGATGACTGGCGGTCCCAGCCCCCGCCGCGTTTGAGGTCATGCTAAAGGAGTGACATCGCGCTCAAGGAACAGAACAACGACATCCACTGGCGGCTCAGCCAGAGACACGCACAGGCCTCGGGGAGGGcggaggggggggtggggaggatgGGAGCGGGACGGAGCCTGGCCCGATACAGCGACGATGGGCGCCAGCGCCGCTGCGGGAATCCCGAGCTGCCCCGAGGAGCCGGGGAAAGACCCTCGTTCTCCCCTCGTGGAAGCTGGGGACGGGGGAAGCGCCGGGAGGAGCTTCCTGCCTACCTGCGGGGACGCCGAGAGGGACAGGATCGGGCCCGATCACACCTGGTTGCTGATGGCCTCCCCTTTACCAGGCCAGAGGGGACTGGGCCGGGAGGGGCGCGGGCAGAGCCCCAGTCCTCTGCGGAGCCTGGAGCCGCCtaggcagctgcctgctccgAGGGCGCCGGTACCCTCTACCCCGGGAACGGCAACCGGATGCCGTGGAAGTTTAGCTGTGGGAAATCTGGAGTCGTGGGCATGACACGGGACTAAGGGGCCTGGCGAGCCCCGGCAGGTTATTTTAGCAGTCTGATCACGATGAAGAGGCGGTTTCCCCCAGGGATAGAGCGGGCACGGGGGCTGCGCGGCGCCTCTCACCGCTCCGCGTCGGTTTGCAGCTTTTCCCGTTAAAGCGAGAAAGGGGTTAAAGGGCAGCACTTGTCCCGCACAGGGCAGTGCCCCAGCCCCGGGATCCCCTTCCCGCCAGCCCCAGCGGACCCCAGTGCCCGACGGCTGCTTCCGTCCGGCTCGGCTCTTTCCCCGCGATCCCCGCTACCCCGACATGCCGGCCGCGGGGGACGGTAGCAGGATGGTGccgggagggagcagagcagttTCCCTGCCGCGGCTCCCGGCCGCCCTGCTCGccccccttctctccctccttcatTAAAAGggcacttttatttttccaacgGAGGTGCCCTCGCTCGGAGCGCTGCCCGCTCCGTGTCACTCAATCGGCCGGGCCCTGGCACGGCGGCGCGGTCCCCTCCACGACGAGTCCCGGCGGGGCGGCCTGAGGGGACGGCGACGGCCCGGGCAGCGGCGAGCCCCAGGCCGGCCTCCGCCCCCTCCCCTCCGCCCGTCTCTCTCCC of Melopsittacus undulatus isolate bMelUnd1 chromosome 11, bMelUnd1.mat.Z, whole genome shotgun sequence contains these proteins:
- the NTN1 gene encoding netrin-1 encodes the protein MPRRGAEAALALLLAAAWLAQPLRGGYHGGSMFAVQTGQPDPCYDEHGLPRRCIPDFVNSAFGKEVKVSSTCGKPPSRYCVVTEKGEEQVRSCHLCNASDPKRAHPPSFLTDLNNPHNLTCWQSDSYVQYPNNVTLTLSLGKKFEVTYVSLQFCSPRPESMAIHKSMDYGKTWVPFQFYSTQCRKMYNKPSRAAITKQNEQEAVCTDSHTDVRPLSGGLIAFSTLDGRPTAHDFDNSPVLQDWVTATDIRVTFSRLHTFGDESEDDSELARDSYFYAVSDLQVGGRCKCNGHASRCVRDRDDSLVCDCKHNTAGPECDRCKPFHYDRPWQRATAREANECVACNCNLHARRCRFNMELYKLSGRKSGGVCLNCRHNTAGRHCHYCKEGFYRDLSKPISHRKACKECDCHPVGAAGQTCNQTTGQCPCKDGVTGITCNRCAKGYQQSRSPIAPCIKIPAAPPTTAASSTEEPADCDSYCKASKGKLKINMKKYCKKDYAVQIHILKAEKNADWWKFTVNIISVYKQGSNRIRRGDQTLWIHSKDIACKCPKIKPMKKYLLLGNNEDSPDQSGIIADKTSLVIQWRDTWARRLRKFQQREKKGKCKKA